One genomic region from Cellulomonas fengjieae encodes:
- a CDS encoding pectate lyase family protein — protein sequence MRVRRTAVVTLAAAALLLPATTAHGSPAPVDLGREVLPPGDGWASYAGPTAPDGKPTVATGTTGGADAAAAEVYVVDTWQELRDALAGAPGGSQTDARRNVVPRIIYVNGTITAFEPSACESFGAQVTVSDTGRPFRMADYIAHFEPAGPWGRVKPSGPLEDARVAAAAVQAAQTLQHVGSNVTLVGVGDDARIVGASLRIRDAHNVIVRNLTIADAYDCFPAWDPTDGTAGNWNSAYDNVSVWTSTSVWVDHNTFDDGDHPHSALPTVYGRPFEVHDGLLDLTHGSDLVTVSYNRFQDHDKTELIGSSDSRPQDRGQHRVTLHHNHWIDIGQRAPRVRFGDVHLYDNLYTQTTEGLFQYYWGAGIESSIVAENNAFELAPGVDPGRIITRWGGSQLLERGSTVNGQPTDLLAAFNATAPVPLAPTARWNPADVYDYTLDPVRDVPALVRAQAGAGVLRSGTPVATTAPGVAVLTDDNGWDTGLRDGSYTVTANLWWGQNATVARLYENGVLVDARWLTGTTPHRQTVSFPVAGRGDGTYSYVVELLNPYGTSMSRPHAVVVSEAAPGRAVLSDDNRDGDGSFTLSSTLWWGTNATHYTLYRDGQVVDEQELTAATPRRQTVRTDVSGLAPGTYRFVAVLSNDAGSTPTGERVITVRR from the coding sequence CTGGGCCGAGAGGTGCTGCCGCCGGGCGACGGATGGGCGTCGTACGCGGGTCCCACGGCCCCCGACGGCAAGCCGACCGTGGCGACCGGCACCACCGGCGGGGCCGACGCCGCCGCGGCGGAGGTCTACGTCGTCGACACCTGGCAGGAGCTGCGCGACGCCCTGGCCGGTGCGCCGGGCGGCAGCCAGACCGACGCCCGCCGCAACGTCGTCCCCCGGATCATCTACGTGAACGGCACGATCACGGCCTTCGAGCCGAGTGCGTGCGAGTCGTTCGGCGCGCAGGTCACGGTGTCCGACACGGGCCGGCCCTTCCGGATGGCCGACTACATCGCACACTTCGAGCCGGCCGGGCCGTGGGGCCGCGTCAAGCCGAGCGGCCCCCTCGAGGACGCCCGGGTCGCCGCCGCCGCCGTGCAGGCGGCGCAGACGCTCCAGCACGTGGGCTCGAACGTCACGTTGGTCGGCGTCGGCGACGACGCGCGGATCGTCGGCGCGAGCCTGCGGATCCGTGACGCGCACAACGTCATCGTCCGGAACCTGACCATCGCCGACGCCTACGACTGCTTCCCGGCCTGGGACCCCACCGACGGCACCGCCGGCAACTGGAACTCCGCGTACGACAACGTGTCGGTGTGGACCTCGACCAGCGTGTGGGTGGACCACAACACGTTCGACGACGGCGACCACCCGCACTCGGCGCTCCCGACGGTGTACGGACGGCCCTTCGAGGTGCACGACGGGCTGCTCGACCTCACGCACGGCTCCGACCTGGTGACCGTGTCCTACAACCGGTTCCAGGACCACGACAAGACCGAGCTGATCGGCTCCTCCGACTCACGCCCGCAGGACCGCGGGCAGCACCGGGTGACGCTGCACCACAACCACTGGATCGACATCGGCCAGCGCGCACCGCGCGTGCGCTTCGGCGACGTGCACCTCTACGACAACCTCTACACGCAGACCACCGAGGGCCTGTTCCAGTACTACTGGGGGGCCGGCATCGAGTCGAGCATCGTCGCGGAGAACAACGCGTTCGAGCTCGCGCCCGGCGTGGACCCCGGACGCATCATCACGCGGTGGGGCGGCAGCCAGCTGCTCGAGCGCGGCTCGACGGTGAACGGTCAGCCGACCGACCTCCTCGCGGCGTTCAACGCGACCGCACCCGTGCCGCTGGCACCGACGGCACGCTGGAACCCGGCCGACGTGTACGACTACACGCTCGATCCCGTGCGCGACGTGCCTGCGCTGGTCCGCGCTCAGGCGGGCGCCGGCGTGCTGCGTTCCGGAACCCCCGTGGCCACCACCGCGCCCGGTGTCGCGGTGCTCACCGACGACAACGGCTGGGACACCGGCCTGCGCGACGGCTCCTACACGGTCACCGCGAACCTCTGGTGGGGCCAGAACGCGACCGTCGCCCGGCTCTACGAGAACGGCGTGCTCGTCGACGCCCGGTGGCTCACGGGCACGACGCCGCACCGTCAGACCGTGAGCTTCCCCGTCGCGGGCCGGGGCGACGGGACGTACTCCTACGTGGTCGAGCTGCTCAACCCGTACGGGACCAGCATGTCGCGCCCGCACGCCGTGGTCGTGTCCGAGGCGGCGCCGGGACGCGCGGTCCTGAGCGACGACAACCGCGACGGCGACGGCTCGTTCACGCTGAGCAGCACCCTGTGGTGGGGGACGAACGCGACGCACTACACGCTGTACCGCGACGGTCAGGTGGTCGACGAGCAGGAGCTCACCGCCGCCACGCCCCGACGTCAGACGGTCCGGACGGACGTGTCCGGGCTCGCGCCGGGGACGTACCGGTTCGTCGCCGTGCTGAGCAACGACGCGGGAAGCACCCCGACCGGCGAGCGGGTGATCACGGTCCGCCGCTGA
- a CDS encoding DUF4153 domain-containing protein, with product MTDSAAPTPPSPPALPGPPPTWVAGRSAVPTVPGRVLRVLEPFWAERRRPVTLPTLIASGVVGVLGGVLLVGHQPGLGAALVGLAVWAAAAPALVRRRNADDLVTAALSIVLFAVVAVRDAGWVVVLCALVAMWTGVVAVTSSRSAPAAALAPLTWAAGTARALPWVAKGVGALAGSRRGQLLVVLRTAAITLALLLVFGLLFASADRVFASLMPRFEPDMLPGQVVVGTLVAVVAAALAHLALAPPSWSDARLAPRGPASRGEWLVPVLALDALVLLFVMVQVGALLGGHQHVLATAGLSYSQYAREGFAQLLVVTALTLVVVAVAARRAPRATATDQLVSRLALGALCIGTLGVVASALRRMDLYVDAFGLTRLRLFVTVVEIALAAVFVLLLVAGVRWRGRWLPRAAVQVVAVAMLGLALVNPDAQIVRHNTTAELATDLDVDYLAGLSADAVPAFARISGQPALRSCLLASAYVPPDPGLADWNLGRERATQVLATQDPGTSTACRRDRWTSVRP from the coding sequence ATGACCGACTCCGCAGCGCCGACGCCCCCGTCCCCGCCCGCACTGCCCGGCCCGCCACCCACCTGGGTGGCGGGCCGCTCTGCTGTCCCGACGGTGCCCGGTCGGGTCTTGCGGGTCCTCGAGCCGTTCTGGGCCGAGCGGCGGCGGCCGGTCACCCTCCCCACGCTGATCGCGAGCGGCGTGGTCGGCGTGCTCGGTGGGGTGCTGCTGGTGGGCCACCAGCCCGGGCTCGGCGCCGCGTTGGTCGGGCTGGCGGTGTGGGCGGCGGCCGCTCCGGCGCTCGTGCGCCGCCGCAACGCCGACGACCTGGTCACCGCGGCGCTGTCGATCGTCCTGTTCGCGGTGGTCGCCGTGCGCGACGCCGGCTGGGTGGTGGTGCTCTGCGCGCTCGTCGCGATGTGGACGGGTGTCGTCGCGGTGACGTCGTCCCGATCGGCGCCGGCCGCGGCGCTCGCCCCGCTGACCTGGGCGGCCGGGACCGCCCGGGCACTGCCGTGGGTGGCCAAGGGCGTGGGCGCCCTCGCGGGGTCGCGCCGCGGCCAGCTGCTGGTCGTGCTGCGGACCGCGGCCATCACCCTGGCCCTGCTCCTCGTCTTCGGGCTGCTGTTCGCGAGCGCCGACCGGGTCTTCGCCAGCCTGATGCCCCGGTTCGAGCCCGACATGCTGCCCGGGCAGGTCGTGGTCGGCACCCTCGTGGCGGTCGTCGCGGCGGCCCTGGCGCACCTTGCGCTCGCGCCGCCCAGCTGGTCGGACGCCCGCCTGGCGCCGCGGGGACCGGCGTCCCGTGGCGAGTGGCTGGTCCCCGTGCTGGCGCTCGACGCGCTGGTGCTGCTGTTCGTGATGGTGCAGGTCGGCGCGCTGCTCGGGGGCCACCAGCACGTGCTGGCGACCGCGGGCCTGAGCTACTCCCAGTACGCGCGCGAGGGGTTCGCGCAGCTCCTCGTCGTCACCGCGCTCACGCTGGTCGTCGTCGCAGTGGCGGCCCGTCGGGCGCCGCGCGCGACCGCGACCGACCAGCTCGTGTCCCGGCTCGCGTTGGGCGCCCTGTGCATCGGGACCCTGGGAGTCGTCGCCTCCGCATTGCGGCGGATGGACCTGTACGTCGACGCCTTCGGGCTGACCCGGCTCCGGCTGTTCGTCACGGTGGTCGAGATCGCCCTCGCGGCCGTCTTCGTGCTGCTCCTGGTCGCCGGCGTCCGGTGGCGCGGGCGCTGGCTCCCCCGGGCAGCCGTGCAGGTGGTCGCCGTCGCGATGCTCGGCCTCGCGCTGGTGAACCCGGACGCGCAGATCGTCCGGCACAACACGACGGCGGAGCTGGCCACCGACCTCGACGTCGACTACCTGGCTGGGCTGTCGGCCGACGCCGTGCCCGCCTTCGCCCGGATCAGCGGCCAACCGGCGCTGCGCTCCTGCCTGCTGGCTTCGGCGTACGTACCGCCCGATCCCGGCCTCGCCGACTGGAACCTGGGGCGCGAGCGCGCCACACAGGTGCTGGCCACCCAGGATCCGGGTACGAGCACCGCCTGCAGGCGGGACAGGTGGACGAGCGTCAGGCCGTGA
- a CDS encoding AI-2E family transporter, producing the protein MPNRSAPPVVLPATDPRKPPLWLPRALVMTAFAVFVAVAVWRALGMLSNVIFIIVISWFLSLAMEPLIRWLVAHGVRRTRATGIVMLGALVLIGVVIALFGGLFITQVIALAQSLPDVYDQLVVRVDESFGFQLPEVDELLVNLGDHWQELAPGLLGIGTSIVGGLFTFTSVLLVVYYMASAGPRFRASICRLLAPARQREILRLWEVSQEKVADFINSRIVLAALSTAITFVFLTVLGIPYALPLAAFTGVVSQFVPTIGTYIGGALPIAVALTVSPVKGLLTLAFIVGYQQVENLLFAPKVSARSMEINPAVAFLAVIGFGAVFGPIGAFLALPVAATIQAVSSTYIRRHELVDDELLREDDKDASAKDEDGDAEAADDRTGDRSGDRTGEDERPVAQP; encoded by the coding sequence ATGCCGAACCGATCCGCCCCACCGGTCGTGCTGCCCGCGACCGACCCGCGCAAGCCGCCGCTGTGGCTGCCGCGCGCGCTCGTGATGACCGCCTTCGCGGTGTTCGTCGCGGTGGCCGTGTGGCGGGCGCTGGGCATGCTCAGCAACGTCATCTTCATCATCGTGATCTCGTGGTTCCTGTCCCTGGCGATGGAGCCGCTGATCCGCTGGCTCGTCGCGCACGGCGTCCGGCGCACGCGCGCCACCGGGATCGTCATGCTCGGCGCCCTGGTCCTGATCGGCGTCGTGATCGCCCTCTTCGGCGGGTTGTTCATCACCCAGGTGATCGCGCTCGCGCAGTCGCTGCCCGACGTCTACGACCAACTGGTCGTCCGGGTCGACGAGTCGTTCGGCTTCCAGCTGCCCGAGGTCGACGAGCTGCTGGTCAACCTCGGCGACCACTGGCAGGAGCTGGCACCCGGCCTGCTCGGCATCGGCACCTCGATCGTCGGCGGCCTGTTCACCTTCACGTCCGTCCTCCTGGTCGTCTACTACATGGCCAGCGCGGGACCGCGGTTCCGCGCCTCCATCTGCCGCCTCCTGGCCCCTGCCCGGCAGCGCGAGATCCTGCGGCTGTGGGAGGTCTCGCAGGAGAAGGTGGCCGACTTCATCAACTCGCGGATCGTGCTCGCGGCGCTCTCCACCGCGATCACCTTCGTCTTCCTCACCGTGCTGGGCATCCCGTACGCGCTGCCCCTGGCCGCGTTCACCGGCGTGGTCTCCCAGTTCGTGCCCACGATCGGTACCTACATCGGCGGCGCTCTGCCCATCGCGGTGGCCCTGACGGTCTCGCCCGTCAAGGGTCTGCTGACGCTCGCGTTCATCGTCGGGTACCAGCAGGTGGAGAACCTGCTGTTCGCCCCGAAGGTCTCGGCCCGCTCCATGGAGATCAACCCCGCGGTCGCGTTCCTCGCGGTCATCGGGTTCGGCGCGGTCTTCGGGCCGATCGGCGCGTTCCTCGCCCTGCCCGTCGCGGCCACGATCCAGGCGGTGTCGTCCACGTACATCCGCCGCCACGAGCTCGTCGACGACGAGCTGTTGCGGGAGGACGACAAGGACGCGTCGGCGAAGGACGAGGACGGCGACGCCGAGGCGGCCGACGACCGCACCGGCGACCGCTCCGGTGACCGCACCGGCGAGGACGAGCGCCCGGTCGCTCAGCCGTAG
- a CDS encoding bifunctional [glutamine synthetase] adenylyltransferase/[glutamine synthetase]-adenylyl-L-tyrosine phosphorylase, with protein MRGSTLAARLTRVGVTDARRAERLLGDAALLEVVEEPADVLIAPLADVADPDQALLALAKLAGAVVGDRRLIAILREILLQDGPPRARLLAVVGASVALGDTLVAHPQNLRVLLDDAPGTGVPVRTVRAELLAAVGADADADVPVATLAGAAGTDAMRLAYRSRLLRIAATDLTCTDPLTRMPAVAAALADLAGAALEAALALARADLDDHGRGVRLAVIGMGKGGGRELNYVSDVDVVFVAEPVEGVDEAEALAAGSRLAAGLARACSTPSTEPALWPVDAALRPEGKDGPLVRTLASHKAYYERWAKTWEFQALLKARPLAGDEALGREYVAMTQPFVWSAVTREHFVEDSQAMRRRVEGHLPAAEADRELKLGVGGLRDVEFTVQLLQLVHGRADESIRSPSTLTALAALAAGGYVGRTDAAQLAVCYRLLRVLEHRIQLYRLRRTHLLPTAEPDLRRLARSIGMRAEGAEGLLERWRTTRREVRGLHEELFYRPLLPATAELSTAEASLAPEAAKARLAAIGYTDPAGAMRHIAALTEGVSRRAAIQRQLLPVMLGWFADGADPDGGLLAFRRLSDELGTTHWYLKLLRDSGTAARRLAQVLSTSRYVAEALTRSPESVTWLADDTDLLPRSVERLTAEADAILTRSDEQVAALTALRGLRRRELARTAAADVLGVVTGERTSRSLSSAADVVVAGALRVAEWVVREEKGLDASPTRLLVVAMGRWGGAEMGYSSDADVLFVHDPHEGADPLVAQDFALQVTTRLRTLLGSVGPEPALEVDADLRPEGRNGPLVRSFDSYAEYYERWASPWESQALLRARPAAGDDELGRRFVELIDPLRYPVGGVDPAVEREVRRIKARVEAERLPRGVEPARHLKLGRGGISDVEWTAQLLQLRHAHEVPTLRTTATLEALEAAADAGLLGADDARVLTEAWLLASRLRDANVLWTGRGGAHADVLPHDRQALAGLARVVGYPAGSGGELEQDYLRTARRCRAVVERVFYG; from the coding sequence GTGCGCGGCTCCACGCTGGCCGCCCGGCTGACGCGGGTCGGCGTCACCGATGCCCGGCGGGCCGAGCGGCTGCTCGGTGACGCCGCCCTGCTCGAGGTCGTCGAGGAACCCGCGGACGTCCTCATCGCGCCCCTGGCGGACGTCGCGGACCCCGACCAGGCGCTGCTCGCGCTGGCCAAGCTGGCCGGCGCCGTCGTCGGCGACCGCCGGCTGATCGCGATCCTGCGCGAGATCCTCCTGCAGGACGGCCCGCCACGGGCGCGGCTGCTGGCCGTGGTCGGCGCCTCCGTCGCGCTCGGCGACACGCTCGTCGCCCACCCGCAGAACCTGCGGGTCCTGCTCGACGACGCCCCGGGCACCGGGGTCCCCGTGCGTACCGTCCGGGCGGAGCTCCTGGCGGCCGTCGGCGCCGACGCCGACGCGGACGTCCCCGTGGCCACGCTCGCCGGCGCCGCCGGTACGGACGCCATGCGGCTGGCCTACCGGTCGCGGCTGCTGCGGATCGCAGCCACCGACCTGACGTGCACCGACCCGCTCACCCGGATGCCGGCGGTGGCGGCCGCGCTCGCCGACCTGGCCGGTGCCGCGCTCGAGGCGGCGCTCGCGCTGGCCCGTGCGGACCTGGACGACCACGGCCGTGGCGTCCGGCTCGCGGTCATCGGCATGGGCAAGGGCGGCGGCCGTGAGCTGAACTACGTGAGCGACGTCGACGTCGTGTTCGTGGCGGAGCCTGTCGAGGGCGTGGACGAGGCGGAGGCGCTCGCCGCGGGGTCGCGGCTCGCCGCGGGCCTGGCCCGCGCGTGCTCGACGCCGTCGACCGAGCCGGCGCTCTGGCCGGTCGACGCCGCGCTGCGGCCCGAGGGCAAGGACGGCCCCCTGGTCCGCACGCTCGCCAGCCACAAGGCGTACTACGAGCGCTGGGCCAAGACGTGGGAGTTCCAGGCGCTGCTCAAGGCGCGACCGCTCGCGGGCGACGAGGCGCTCGGCCGCGAGTACGTGGCCATGACCCAGCCGTTCGTGTGGAGCGCCGTGACGCGCGAGCACTTCGTCGAGGACTCCCAGGCCATGCGCCGGCGGGTGGAGGGTCATCTCCCCGCCGCCGAGGCGGACCGGGAGCTCAAGCTCGGCGTGGGCGGTCTGCGCGACGTCGAGTTCACCGTGCAGCTGCTCCAGCTGGTGCACGGGCGCGCCGACGAGTCCATCCGCAGCCCGAGCACGCTGACCGCCCTTGCGGCGCTGGCCGCGGGCGGGTACGTCGGCCGTACCGACGCTGCGCAGCTCGCCGTCTGCTACCGCCTGCTGCGCGTGCTCGAGCACCGGATCCAGCTGTACCGGTTGCGCCGCACGCACCTGCTGCCGACGGCCGAGCCCGACCTGCGCCGGCTCGCGCGTTCGATCGGCATGCGGGCCGAGGGCGCCGAGGGCCTGCTCGAGCGCTGGCGGACGACGCGTCGTGAGGTGCGCGGTCTGCACGAGGAGCTGTTCTACCGGCCGCTGCTCCCGGCCACCGCCGAGCTGTCGACCGCCGAGGCGAGCCTCGCGCCGGAGGCCGCCAAGGCGCGGCTGGCGGCCATCGGCTACACGGACCCCGCAGGCGCCATGCGGCACATCGCGGCGCTCACGGAGGGGGTGTCCCGCCGGGCGGCCATCCAGCGCCAGCTGCTCCCGGTCATGCTCGGGTGGTTCGCCGACGGTGCCGATCCCGACGGCGGCCTGCTGGCGTTCCGGCGGCTCTCCGACGAGCTCGGCACGACGCACTGGTACCTCAAGCTCCTGCGGGACTCCGGGACGGCGGCCCGCCGCCTGGCCCAGGTGCTGTCGACGTCGCGCTACGTCGCCGAGGCCCTGACCCGGTCTCCCGAGTCGGTCACGTGGCTGGCGGACGACACCGATCTGCTGCCGCGCTCGGTCGAGCGCCTGACCGCCGAGGCGGACGCCATCCTCACGCGGTCCGACGAGCAGGTCGCGGCCCTCACGGCGCTGCGCGGGCTGCGCCGGCGCGAGCTGGCACGCACCGCCGCCGCCGACGTCCTCGGCGTCGTCACGGGGGAGCGCACGTCCCGGAGCCTGAGCTCTGCGGCGGACGTGGTCGTCGCCGGAGCCCTCCGGGTCGCGGAGTGGGTGGTGCGTGAGGAGAAGGGCCTGGACGCGAGTCCCACGCGTCTGCTCGTGGTCGCCATGGGCCGGTGGGGCGGCGCGGAGATGGGGTACTCCTCGGACGCCGACGTCCTGTTCGTGCACGACCCGCACGAGGGCGCCGACCCGCTGGTGGCCCAGGACTTCGCGCTGCAGGTCACGACTCGGCTGCGGACCCTGCTCGGCTCGGTCGGGCCGGAGCCCGCCCTCGAGGTGGACGCCGACCTGCGCCCCGAGGGACGCAACGGACCGCTGGTCCGCTCGTTCGACTCGTACGCCGAGTACTACGAGCGCTGGGCGTCGCCGTGGGAGAGCCAGGCGCTGCTGCGGGCCCGGCCGGCGGCGGGTGACGACGAGCTCGGCCGACGGTTCGTCGAGCTGATCGACCCGCTGCGCTACCCCGTCGGCGGGGTCGACCCGGCGGTGGAGCGCGAGGTGCGCCGGATCAAGGCACGGGTCGAGGCCGAGCGGCTCCCGCGGGGGGTCGAGCCCGCCCGGCACCTCAAGCTGGGCCGCGGTGGCATCTCCGACGTCGAGTGGACCGCCCAGCTCCTGCAGCTGCGGCACGCGCACGAGGTGCCGACGCTGCGCACGACCGCGACGCTCGAGGCGCTCGAGGCCGCGGCGGACGCGGGACTTCTCGGTGCCGACGACGCCCGCGTGCTCACGGAGGCGTGGCTGCTGGCGAGCCGGCTGCGGGACGCCAACGTCCTGTGGACCGGGCGCGGCGGAGCGCACGCGGACGTGCTGCCCCACGACCGCCAGGCGCTCGCCGGGCTGGCCCGCGTCGTCGGCTACCCCGCCGGCTCGGGCGGCGAGCTGGAGCAGGACTACCTGCGGACCGCACGGCGCTGCCGCGCGGTGGTCGAGCGCGTCTTCTACGGCTGA
- the glnA gene encoding type I glutamate--ammonia ligase has protein sequence MDRQQEFVLRTVEERDIRFIRLWFTDVLGILKSVAVAPAELEAAFSEGIGFDGSAIEGLTRVYEADMIAKPDPSTFQILPWRGERHGTARMFCDLLTPDGEPSLADSRTVLKRALSKAADKGFTFYTHPEVEFYLFDAPADPTQPLVPVDQGGYFDHVPRGTAHDFRRAAITMLESMGISVEFSHHEAGPGQNEIDLRYADALTTADNIMTFRTVVKEVALEQGVFASFMPKPLADQPGSGMHTHLSLFEGDRNAFHEPGGHLELSKTARSFIAGLLRHAAEITAVTNQFVNSYKRLWGGAEAPSYVCWGHNNRSALVRVPMYKPGKGNSSRIEYRAVDSATNPYLAFALMLAAGLKGVEEGYELPEGAEDDVWELTDAERRALGIEPLPTSLDAAISIMERSELVAETLGEHVFDYFLRNKRQEWGEYRKQVTPYELRRFLPVL, from the coding sequence ATGGACAGGCAGCAGGAGTTCGTGCTCCGCACGGTCGAGGAGCGGGACATCCGCTTCATCCGTCTCTGGTTCACCGACGTGCTCGGGATCCTGAAGTCGGTGGCGGTAGCCCCCGCCGAGCTCGAGGCCGCCTTCTCGGAGGGCATCGGCTTCGACGGCAGCGCCATCGAGGGGCTGACCCGGGTCTACGAGGCGGACATGATCGCCAAGCCGGACCCCTCGACGTTCCAGATCCTGCCCTGGCGGGGTGAACGGCACGGCACCGCCCGGATGTTCTGCGACCTCCTGACGCCCGACGGCGAGCCGTCGCTCGCGGACTCGCGCACGGTGCTCAAGCGCGCGCTGTCCAAGGCCGCCGACAAGGGGTTCACGTTCTACACGCACCCCGAGGTCGAGTTCTACCTCTTCGACGCCCCGGCGGACCCGACGCAGCCCCTGGTCCCGGTGGACCAGGGCGGCTACTTCGACCACGTGCCGCGCGGCACGGCGCACGACTTCCGACGCGCGGCGATCACGATGCTCGAGTCCATGGGCATCTCGGTGGAGTTCTCCCACCACGAGGCCGGACCCGGCCAGAACGAGATCGACCTGCGCTACGCCGACGCGCTGACCACGGCCGACAACATCATGACGTTCCGCACGGTGGTCAAGGAGGTCGCGCTCGAGCAGGGCGTCTTCGCCAGCTTCATGCCCAAGCCGCTGGCCGACCAGCCCGGCTCGGGGATGCACACGCACCTGTCGCTGTTCGAGGGCGACCGCAACGCGTTCCACGAGCCCGGCGGACACCTCGAGCTGTCCAAGACTGCGCGCTCGTTCATCGCCGGCCTGCTGCGGCACGCGGCCGAGATCACCGCCGTGACCAACCAGTTCGTGAACTCCTACAAGCGCCTGTGGGGAGGCGCCGAGGCGCCGAGCTACGTGTGCTGGGGCCACAACAACCGCTCCGCGCTGGTGCGCGTGCCGATGTACAAGCCCGGCAAGGGCAACTCCAGCCGCATCGAGTACCGCGCGGTCGACTCGGCCACCAACCCGTACCTCGCCTTCGCGCTCATGCTGGCCGCCGGGCTCAAGGGCGTCGAGGAGGGCTACGAGCTGCCCGAGGGCGCCGAGGACGACGTGTGGGAGCTCACCGACGCCGAGCGCCGGGCACTGGGCATCGAACCTCTGCCGACGTCGCTGGACGCGGCGATCTCGATCATGGAGCGCTCGGAGCTCGTGGCCGAGACCCTGGGCGAGCACGTCTTCGACTACTTCCTGCGCAACAAGCGCCAGGAGTGGGGGGAGTACCGCAAGCAGGTCACGCCGTACGAGCTGCGGCGGTTCCTCCCGGTGCTGTGA
- a CDS encoding NAD+ synthase, producing MPSPRIALAQIDTRVGDVDANARAVLDWSRRAAEAGADLVVFPEMTLTGYPIEDLALRASFRRGAEAALQSTAAALATEGLGNLAVLVGTVGEKSVTPVDAPGAPEGPRRPTNQAVLLQHGQVQVRYDKHHLPNYGVFDEYRIFAAGDDVCVIDVAGRRVGVVVCEDIWQDGGPVSQMDENEVSLLVVLNASPYEEGKGHQRVELAARRAHEVEAPVAYVNLVGAQDDLVFDGGSFVIATDGTVVARAPQFVEHLLVWDLLGDDDAPAVGTIAPPLDPDEEVYRALVTGLRGYVSKNGFRSVVFGMSGGIDSALVAAIAADAIGGENVVGVSMPSVYSSQHSRDDAADLAERIGADYRVQPISAMVEAFERELPLDGLAEENLQARMRGVILMALSNSEGHLVLAPGNKTELAVGYSTIYGDAVGGFAPIKDVDKSRVWALARWRNHAAIDGVFGPDEIPPIPESSITKPPSAELRPGQVDQDSLPPYDLLDEVLDAYVEHAEGRAELLARGFDPDVVDKVLTLVDRAEWKRRQYPPGTKVTALAFGRDRRLPITTRWREP from the coding sequence ATGCCTTCTCCCCGCATCGCTCTTGCGCAGATCGACACGCGCGTGGGCGACGTCGACGCGAACGCCCGAGCCGTCCTCGACTGGTCCCGCCGGGCCGCGGAGGCGGGCGCCGACCTGGTCGTGTTCCCGGAGATGACGCTCACCGGGTACCCCATCGAGGACCTGGCGCTCCGGGCGTCGTTCCGCCGGGGTGCCGAGGCCGCGCTGCAGAGCACGGCCGCGGCGCTGGCCACCGAGGGCCTCGGGAACCTGGCCGTGCTCGTCGGGACCGTCGGCGAGAAGTCGGTGACGCCCGTGGACGCGCCGGGCGCGCCCGAGGGGCCGCGTCGACCGACCAACCAGGCGGTGCTCCTCCAGCACGGCCAGGTGCAGGTGCGCTACGACAAGCACCACCTGCCCAACTACGGCGTGTTCGACGAGTACCGGATCTTCGCGGCCGGCGACGACGTGTGCGTGATCGACGTCGCGGGCCGCCGGGTGGGCGTCGTGGTGTGCGAGGACATCTGGCAGGACGGCGGCCCCGTCTCGCAGATGGACGAGAACGAGGTCTCGCTGCTGGTGGTGCTCAACGCGTCACCGTACGAGGAGGGCAAGGGCCACCAGCGCGTCGAGCTCGCCGCCCGCCGGGCGCACGAGGTCGAGGCGCCCGTGGCGTACGTCAACCTCGTCGGGGCGCAGGACGACCTCGTGTTCGACGGCGGGTCGTTCGTCATCGCCACCGACGGCACCGTCGTGGCCCGCGCACCGCAGTTCGTGGAGCACCTGCTGGTGTGGGACCTGCTCGGCGACGACGACGCCCCGGCCGTCGGCACGATCGCGCCGCCGCTGGACCCGGACGAGGAGGTGTACCGCGCCCTGGTCACCGGCCTGCGCGGGTACGTGTCCAAGAACGGCTTCCGGTCCGTGGTGTTCGGGATGTCCGGCGGCATCGACTCCGCGCTGGTCGCCGCGATCGCGGCCGACGCCATCGGGGGTGAGAACGTCGTGGGGGTCTCGATGCCGTCGGTGTACTCCTCCCAGCACAGCCGGGACGACGCGGCCGACCTGGCCGAGCGGATCGGCGCCGACTACCGCGTCCAGCCGATCTCCGCGATGGTCGAGGCCTTCGAGCGCGAGCTTCCCCTGGACGGTCTCGCGGAGGAGAACCTCCAGGCGCGCATGCGCGGGGTGATCCTCATGGCGCTCTCGAACTCCGAGGGCCACCTGGTGCTCGCTCCCGGGAACAAGACCGAGCTCGCGGTCGGCTACTCGACGATCTACGGCGACGCCGTCGGCGGCTTCGCGCCGATCAAGGACGTCGACAAGTCTCGGGTGTGGGCGCTCGCCCGCTGGCGCAACCACGCGGCGATCGACGGTGTCTTCGGCCCCGACGAGATCCCGCCGATCCCCGAGTCGTCCATCACCAAGCCGCCGTCGGCCGAGTTGCGACCGGGGCAGGTCGACCAGGACTCGCTCCCGCCGTACGACCTGCTCGACGAGGTCCTCGACGCGTACGTCGAGCACGCCGAGGGGCGCGCGGAGCTGCTCGCCCGCGGCTTCGACCCGGACGTCGTCGACAAGGTGCTCACCCTGGTCGACCGTGCCGAGTGGAAGCGCCGCCAGTACCCGCCGGGCACCAAGGTGACCGCGCTGGCGTTCGGCCGCGACCGTCGACTGCCCATCACCACCCGCTGGCGCGAGCCGTGA